A genome region from Macrobrachium rosenbergii isolate ZJJX-2024 chromosome 42, ASM4041242v1, whole genome shotgun sequence includes the following:
- the LOC136828379 gene encoding mitogen-activated protein kinase kinase kinase 7-interacting protein 3 homolog isoform X11, whose translation MESTRPPADTRNIPHMQLFHHLKQKFPDLRDNDVNESIQKYGLDRERCEEELSQKALIHHGGYYRPWSRPGSSLSSPTLSRVTSPIRTGIPSTPTTPVITTTMPTTPFHHTTATQHVCGPVQSNGYLVYSYAPEMVAEPGPVYTAACQTPVTTNPVFYQPVINNTPLYGWHPSASNGFRAAGIQPPRPGVIPYNIEDTPFSSREPSQSRSVTPVPNSAPVMPSFDPFSAFEKKEPMRRRSAETHLDGRKGQYYSKQSSENFCASPHSPTPPISNSAMDSPATSTTTTTTFTNTRSHNVDAVNINGGNTNRPPPAIVQEQSIRKQKLETELAKQLEEKGKLQSEVQMMMRELEARENQRKRNADSNAKRIEEVQRENQRLQSECDEMENKILRLAPDIGQDDYSGIPSSQPYHEPPVAPQLTRASSGSSLGSGTGTPQTPHTPYTPQGGYIPPRPAAPPPPPPMPNFRGFQGVPGDTGDEMAPKWGCTKCTFINHPDMNKCEMCECPRFTIGTASSHHAGLPPHHQGPCYCHRQHAPGAVASSIGAAAANSLHHTYSSLPLVANEKPSLSNILKEKLIGLRDRSDSV comes from the exons ATGGAATCTACGCGGCCACCAGCTGACACGCGCAACATCCCCCACATGCAACTTTTCCACCATTTGAAACAGAAGTTCCCAGACCTCAGGGACAATGATGTTAATGAAAGCATACAAAAG TATGGCCTTGATCGTGAACGTTGTGAAGAGGAATTATCCCAAAAGGCATTAATTCATCATGGTGGTTACTATAGACCTTGGAGCCGCCCTGGTAGCAGCCTATCATCTCCAACATTGTCTAGAGTCACCTCTCCTATTCGAACAGGCATACCTTCCACTCCTACCACACCTGTTATTACAACCACAATGCCTACCACTCCATTTCACCATACCACAGCTACTCAACATGTCTGTGGGCCAGTACAGTCCAATGGGTACTTAGTTTATAGTTACGCTCCAGAGATGGTTGCTGAGCCTGGACCTGTATATACAGCAGCTTGTCAAACTCCAGTAACTACAAATCCAGTGTTTTATCAACCAGTGATCAATAATACACCACTGTACGGTTGGCATCCTTCGGCGTCCAATGGTTTCCGAGCTGCTGGTATTCAGCCACCAAGACCCGGGGTTATACCGTACAACATTGAAGACACTCCATTTTCTTCCCGTGAACCCTCTCAGTCTCGATCAGTCACTCCAGTGCCTAACTCTGCTCCTGTAATGCCAAGTTTTGATCCTTTTAGTGCCTTTGAAAAGAAAGAACCTATGCGTCGAAGAAGTGCAGAAACTCatttagatggaagaaagggacaaTATTATAGTAAACAAAGttcagaaaacttttgtgccAGTCCACATTCCCCTACTCCACCAATTAGCAACAGTGCAATGGATTCACCGGCTACTTCTACTACAACAACTACTACTTTCACCAATACGCGAAGCCATAATGTTGATGCAGTCAACATTAATGGTGGCAATACCAACCGACCCCCTCCAG CAATTGTCCAGGAACAGAGTATTCGCAAGCAGAAGTTGGAGACAGAGTTAGCAAAGCAattagaagaaaaagggaagtTACAGTCTGAGGTTCAAATGATGATGCGAGAACTAGAAGCCCGCGAAAATCAACGAAAAAGAAATGCAGACTCAAATGCAAAG AGAATAGAAGAGGTACAGCGAGAAAATCAAAGATTACAATCAGAAtgtgatgaaatggaaaataagattCTACGTCTTG CACCTGACATAGGCCAAGATGATTATTCAGGTATTCCTTCAAGTCAGCCCTATCACGAGCCCCCTGTTGCACCTCAACTTACTA GAGCTAGCTCTGGTTCAAGCTTGGGAAGTGGAACAGGCACTCCGCAGACACCGCACACACCGTATACCCCCCAAGGTGGTTATATTCCACCAAGACCAGCagcacctccaccaccacctcctatGCCCAATTTTCGTGGATTTCAG GGTGTTCCTGGCGATACTGGGGATGAGATGGCTCCAAAATGGGGTTGCACCAAATGCACCTTCATCAACCATCCAGACATGAACAAGTGCGAGATGTGCGAGTGTCCACGCTTCACCATAGGTACGGCTTCCTCCCATCATGCAGGTCTTCCCCCCCACCATCAGGGTCCTTGCTACTGTCACCGCCAACATGCTCCAGGTGCTGTTGCAAGTTCCATAGGGGCGGCTGCAGCTAACTCTCTTCACCATACATACTCATCTCTCCCGCTCGTGGCTAATGAAAAACCTAGCCTTTCTAATATCTTAAAGGAAAAGCTCATAGGGTTGCGTGACCGCTCTGATAGTGTTTAA
- the LOC136828379 gene encoding TGF-beta-activated kinase 1 and MAP3K7-binding protein 2-like isoform X6, with protein MESTRPPADTRNIPHMQLFHHLKQKFPDLRDNDVNESIQKYGLDRERCEEELSQKALIHHGGYYRPWSRPGSSLSSPTLSRVTSPIRTGIPSTPTTPVITTTMPTTPFHHTTATQHVCGPVQSNGYLVYSYAPEMVAEPGPVYTAACQTPVTTNPVFYQPVINNTPLYGWHPSASNGFRAAGIQPPRPGVIPYNIEDTPFSSREPSQSRSVTPVPNSAPVMPSFDPFSAFEKKEPMRRRSAETHLDGRKGQYYSKQSSENFCASPHSPTPPISNSAMDSPATSTTTTTTFTNTRSHNVDAVNINGGNTNRPPPGPRHVSSLHLTPVPPHGAHHAPGPPQGDGTVKVCGRSYTSVNLQLRQPSTEPQPPIQIRSSGSSLTYSTSSLDHRQGSRSSLQISIGPTGGTISAMRTNLDNKNSPANTAFHIQYSSSANGASTPTGTAFPTTEDVVGKEGVHGQSRRPQTWYISEPVPNEPRQRKSSLPECVGPPVSLHHLHYPPSSDAGLVYNTGEPVWAVPPARPNLSYSQAIVQEQSIRKQKLETELAKQLEEKGKLQSEVQMMMRELEARENQRKRNADSNAKRIEEVQRENQRLQSECDEMENKILRLAPDIGQDDYSGIPSSQPYHEPPVAPQLTRASSGSSLGSGTGTPQTPHTPYTPQGGYIPPRPAAPPPPPPMPNFRGFQGVPGDTGDEMAPKWGCTKCTFINHPDMNKCEMCECPRFTIGELQDIHIQVRHQNFQSPRSQEYPGWTMV; from the exons ATGGAATCTACGCGGCCACCAGCTGACACGCGCAACATCCCCCACATGCAACTTTTCCACCATTTGAAACAGAAGTTCCCAGACCTCAGGGACAATGATGTTAATGAAAGCATACAAAAG TATGGCCTTGATCGTGAACGTTGTGAAGAGGAATTATCCCAAAAGGCATTAATTCATCATGGTGGTTACTATAGACCTTGGAGCCGCCCTGGTAGCAGCCTATCATCTCCAACATTGTCTAGAGTCACCTCTCCTATTCGAACAGGCATACCTTCCACTCCTACCACACCTGTTATTACAACCACAATGCCTACCACTCCATTTCACCATACCACAGCTACTCAACATGTCTGTGGGCCAGTACAGTCCAATGGGTACTTAGTTTATAGTTACGCTCCAGAGATGGTTGCTGAGCCTGGACCTGTATATACAGCAGCTTGTCAAACTCCAGTAACTACAAATCCAGTGTTTTATCAACCAGTGATCAATAATACACCACTGTACGGTTGGCATCCTTCGGCGTCCAATGGTTTCCGAGCTGCTGGTATTCAGCCACCAAGACCCGGGGTTATACCGTACAACATTGAAGACACTCCATTTTCTTCCCGTGAACCCTCTCAGTCTCGATCAGTCACTCCAGTGCCTAACTCTGCTCCTGTAATGCCAAGTTTTGATCCTTTTAGTGCCTTTGAAAAGAAAGAACCTATGCGTCGAAGAAGTGCAGAAACTCatttagatggaagaaagggacaaTATTATAGTAAACAAAGttcagaaaacttttgtgccAGTCCACATTCCCCTACTCCACCAATTAGCAACAGTGCAATGGATTCACCGGCTACTTCTACTACAACAACTACTACTTTCACCAATACGCGAAGCCATAATGTTGATGCAGTCAACATTAATGGTGGCAATACCAACCGACCCCCTCCAGGTCCGAGACATGTATCCTCTTTGCATCTCACCCCTGTTCCTCCCCATGGTGCCCATCATGCCCCAGGACCTCCTCAGGGAGATGGCACAGTAAAAGTTTGTGGTCGATCATATACATCAGTCAATCTTCAGTTAAGACAACCTTCTACTGAGCCACAACCTCCCATTCAAATACGTAGTAGTGGCTCATCCCTTACCTATTCCACATCCTCCCTTGATCACCGTCAAGGTTCACGTTCCTCCCTCCAGATCTCCATAGGTCCCACTGGTGGCACAATTTCAGCTATGCGCACAAATCTAGACAATAAAAATTCCCCGGCCAATACAGCGTTCCACATCCAATACAGTTCGAGTGCAAATGGGGCTTCAACTCCTACTGGAACTGCATTTCCAACAACAGAAGATGTGGTGGGAAAGGAGGGGGTGCATGGCCAGTCGCGACGCCCACAGACCTGGTACATTTCTGAGCCTGTGCCAAATGAACCCAGGCAACGCAAGTCATCTTTACCAGAGTGTGTGGGACCGCCAGTGTCCTTGCACCACCTTCATTACCCCCCTTCCTCTGATGCTGGTTTGGTTTATAATACAGGAGAACCTGTTTGGGCTGTACCACCTGCCAGGCCTAATTTATCGTATTCACAAG CAATTGTCCAGGAACAGAGTATTCGCAAGCAGAAGTTGGAGACAGAGTTAGCAAAGCAattagaagaaaaagggaagtTACAGTCTGAGGTTCAAATGATGATGCGAGAACTAGAAGCCCGCGAAAATCAACGAAAAAGAAATGCAGACTCAAATGCAAAG AGAATAGAAGAGGTACAGCGAGAAAATCAAAGATTACAATCAGAAtgtgatgaaatggaaaataagattCTACGTCTTG CACCTGACATAGGCCAAGATGATTATTCAGGTATTCCTTCAAGTCAGCCCTATCACGAGCCCCCTGTTGCACCTCAACTTACTA GAGCTAGCTCTGGTTCAAGCTTGGGAAGTGGAACAGGCACTCCGCAGACACCGCACACACCGTATACCCCCCAAGGTGGTTATATTCCACCAAGACCAGCagcacctccaccaccacctcctatGCCCAATTTTCGTGGATTTCAG GGTGTTCCTGGCGATACTGGGGATGAGATGGCTCCAAAATGGGGTTGCACCAAATGCACCTTCATCAACCATCCAGACATGAACAAGTGCGAGATGTGCGAGTGTCCACGCTTCACCATAG GGGAATTACAAGATATACATATCCAAGTTAGGCACCAAAACTTCCAATCTCCAC GGTCACAGGAGTATCCTGGCTGGACGATGGTGTAG
- the LOC136828379 gene encoding TGF-beta-activated kinase 1 and MAP3K7-binding protein 2-like isoform X7, with translation MESTRPPADTRNIPHMQLFHHLKQKFPDLRDNDVNESIQKYGLDRERCEEELSQKALIHHGGYYRPWSRPGSSLSSPTLSRVTSPIRTGIPSTPTTPVITTTMPTTPFHHTTATQHVCGPVQSNGYLVYSYAPEMVAEPGPVYTAACQTPVTTNPVFYQPVINNTPLYGWHPSASNGFRAAGIQPPRPGVIPYNIEDTPFSSREPSQSRSVTPVPNSAPVMPSFDPFSAFEKKEPMRRRSAETHLDGRKGQYYSKQSSENFCASPHSPTPPISNSAMDSPATSTTTTTTFTNTRSHNVDAVNINGGNTNRPPPGPRHVSSLHLTPVPPHGAHHAPGPPQGDGTVKVCGRSYTSVNLQLRQPSTEPQPPIQIRSSGSSLTYSTSSLDHRQGSRSSLQISIGPTGGTISAMRTNLDNKNSPANTAFHIQYSSSANGASTPTGTAFPTTEDVVGKEGVHGQSRRPQTWYISEPVPNEPRQRKSSLPECVGPPVSLHHLHYPPSSDAGLVYNTGEPVWAVPPARPNLSYSQAIVQEQSIRKQKLETELAKQLEEKGKLQSEVQMMMRELEARENQRKRNADSNAKRIEEVQRENQRLQSECDEMENKILRLAPDIGQDDYSGIPSSQPYHEPPVAPQLTRASSGSSLGSGTGTPQTPHTPYTPQGGYIPPRPAAPPPPPPMPNFRGFQGVPGDTGDEMAPKWGCTKCTFINHPDMNKCEMCECPRFTIGELQDIHIQVRHQNFQSPLRDLP, from the exons ATGGAATCTACGCGGCCACCAGCTGACACGCGCAACATCCCCCACATGCAACTTTTCCACCATTTGAAACAGAAGTTCCCAGACCTCAGGGACAATGATGTTAATGAAAGCATACAAAAG TATGGCCTTGATCGTGAACGTTGTGAAGAGGAATTATCCCAAAAGGCATTAATTCATCATGGTGGTTACTATAGACCTTGGAGCCGCCCTGGTAGCAGCCTATCATCTCCAACATTGTCTAGAGTCACCTCTCCTATTCGAACAGGCATACCTTCCACTCCTACCACACCTGTTATTACAACCACAATGCCTACCACTCCATTTCACCATACCACAGCTACTCAACATGTCTGTGGGCCAGTACAGTCCAATGGGTACTTAGTTTATAGTTACGCTCCAGAGATGGTTGCTGAGCCTGGACCTGTATATACAGCAGCTTGTCAAACTCCAGTAACTACAAATCCAGTGTTTTATCAACCAGTGATCAATAATACACCACTGTACGGTTGGCATCCTTCGGCGTCCAATGGTTTCCGAGCTGCTGGTATTCAGCCACCAAGACCCGGGGTTATACCGTACAACATTGAAGACACTCCATTTTCTTCCCGTGAACCCTCTCAGTCTCGATCAGTCACTCCAGTGCCTAACTCTGCTCCTGTAATGCCAAGTTTTGATCCTTTTAGTGCCTTTGAAAAGAAAGAACCTATGCGTCGAAGAAGTGCAGAAACTCatttagatggaagaaagggacaaTATTATAGTAAACAAAGttcagaaaacttttgtgccAGTCCACATTCCCCTACTCCACCAATTAGCAACAGTGCAATGGATTCACCGGCTACTTCTACTACAACAACTACTACTTTCACCAATACGCGAAGCCATAATGTTGATGCAGTCAACATTAATGGTGGCAATACCAACCGACCCCCTCCAGGTCCGAGACATGTATCCTCTTTGCATCTCACCCCTGTTCCTCCCCATGGTGCCCATCATGCCCCAGGACCTCCTCAGGGAGATGGCACAGTAAAAGTTTGTGGTCGATCATATACATCAGTCAATCTTCAGTTAAGACAACCTTCTACTGAGCCACAACCTCCCATTCAAATACGTAGTAGTGGCTCATCCCTTACCTATTCCACATCCTCCCTTGATCACCGTCAAGGTTCACGTTCCTCCCTCCAGATCTCCATAGGTCCCACTGGTGGCACAATTTCAGCTATGCGCACAAATCTAGACAATAAAAATTCCCCGGCCAATACAGCGTTCCACATCCAATACAGTTCGAGTGCAAATGGGGCTTCAACTCCTACTGGAACTGCATTTCCAACAACAGAAGATGTGGTGGGAAAGGAGGGGGTGCATGGCCAGTCGCGACGCCCACAGACCTGGTACATTTCTGAGCCTGTGCCAAATGAACCCAGGCAACGCAAGTCATCTTTACCAGAGTGTGTGGGACCGCCAGTGTCCTTGCACCACCTTCATTACCCCCCTTCCTCTGATGCTGGTTTGGTTTATAATACAGGAGAACCTGTTTGGGCTGTACCACCTGCCAGGCCTAATTTATCGTATTCACAAG CAATTGTCCAGGAACAGAGTATTCGCAAGCAGAAGTTGGAGACAGAGTTAGCAAAGCAattagaagaaaaagggaagtTACAGTCTGAGGTTCAAATGATGATGCGAGAACTAGAAGCCCGCGAAAATCAACGAAAAAGAAATGCAGACTCAAATGCAAAG AGAATAGAAGAGGTACAGCGAGAAAATCAAAGATTACAATCAGAAtgtgatgaaatggaaaataagattCTACGTCTTG CACCTGACATAGGCCAAGATGATTATTCAGGTATTCCTTCAAGTCAGCCCTATCACGAGCCCCCTGTTGCACCTCAACTTACTA GAGCTAGCTCTGGTTCAAGCTTGGGAAGTGGAACAGGCACTCCGCAGACACCGCACACACCGTATACCCCCCAAGGTGGTTATATTCCACCAAGACCAGCagcacctccaccaccacctcctatGCCCAATTTTCGTGGATTTCAG GGTGTTCCTGGCGATACTGGGGATGAGATGGCTCCAAAATGGGGTTGCACCAAATGCACCTTCATCAACCATCCAGACATGAACAAGTGCGAGATGTGCGAGTGTCCACGCTTCACCATAG GGGAATTACAAGATATACATATCCAAGTTAGGCACCAAAACTTCCAATCTCCAC
- the LOC136828379 gene encoding TGF-beta-activated kinase 1 and MAP3K7-binding protein 2-like isoform X1: protein MESTRPPADTRNIPHMQLFHHLKQKFPDLRDNDVNESIQKYGLDRERCEEELSQKALIHHGGYYRPWSRPGSSLSSPTLSRVTSPIRTGIPSTPTTPVITTTMPTTPFHHTTATQHVCGPVQSNGYLVYSYAPEMVAEPGPVYTAACQTPVTTNPVFYQPVINNTPLYGWHPSASNGFRAAGIQPPRPGVIPYNIEDTPFSSREPSQSRSVTPVPNSAPVMPSFDPFSAFEKKEPMRRRSAETHLDGRKGQYYSKQSSENFCASPHSPTPPISNSAMDSPATSTTTTTTFTNTRSHNVDAVNINGGNTNRPPPGPRHVSSLHLTPVPPHGAHHAPGPPQGDGTVKVCGRSYTSVNLQLRQPSTEPQPPIQIRSSGSSLTYSTSSLDHRQGSRSSLQISIGPTGGTISAMRTNLDNKNSPANTAFHIQYSSSANGASTPTGTAFPTTEDVVGKEGVHGQSRRPQTWYISEPVPNEPRQRKSSLPECVGPPVSLHHLHYPPSSDAGLVYNTGEPVWAVPPARPNLSYSQAIVQEQSIRKQKLETELAKQLEEKGKLQSEVQMMMRELEARENQRKRNADSNAKRIEEVQRENQRLQSECDEMENKILRLAPDIGQDDYSGIPSSQPYHEPPVAPQLTRASSGSSLGSGTGTPQTPHTPYTPQGGYIPPRPAAPPPPPPMPNFRGFQGVPGDTGDEMAPKWGCTKCTFINHPDMNKCEMCECPRFTIGTASSHHAGLPPHHQGPCYCHRQHAPGAVASSIGAAAANSLHHTYSSLPLVANEKPSLSNILKEKLIGLRDRSDSV from the exons ATGGAATCTACGCGGCCACCAGCTGACACGCGCAACATCCCCCACATGCAACTTTTCCACCATTTGAAACAGAAGTTCCCAGACCTCAGGGACAATGATGTTAATGAAAGCATACAAAAG TATGGCCTTGATCGTGAACGTTGTGAAGAGGAATTATCCCAAAAGGCATTAATTCATCATGGTGGTTACTATAGACCTTGGAGCCGCCCTGGTAGCAGCCTATCATCTCCAACATTGTCTAGAGTCACCTCTCCTATTCGAACAGGCATACCTTCCACTCCTACCACACCTGTTATTACAACCACAATGCCTACCACTCCATTTCACCATACCACAGCTACTCAACATGTCTGTGGGCCAGTACAGTCCAATGGGTACTTAGTTTATAGTTACGCTCCAGAGATGGTTGCTGAGCCTGGACCTGTATATACAGCAGCTTGTCAAACTCCAGTAACTACAAATCCAGTGTTTTATCAACCAGTGATCAATAATACACCACTGTACGGTTGGCATCCTTCGGCGTCCAATGGTTTCCGAGCTGCTGGTATTCAGCCACCAAGACCCGGGGTTATACCGTACAACATTGAAGACACTCCATTTTCTTCCCGTGAACCCTCTCAGTCTCGATCAGTCACTCCAGTGCCTAACTCTGCTCCTGTAATGCCAAGTTTTGATCCTTTTAGTGCCTTTGAAAAGAAAGAACCTATGCGTCGAAGAAGTGCAGAAACTCatttagatggaagaaagggacaaTATTATAGTAAACAAAGttcagaaaacttttgtgccAGTCCACATTCCCCTACTCCACCAATTAGCAACAGTGCAATGGATTCACCGGCTACTTCTACTACAACAACTACTACTTTCACCAATACGCGAAGCCATAATGTTGATGCAGTCAACATTAATGGTGGCAATACCAACCGACCCCCTCCAGGTCCGAGACATGTATCCTCTTTGCATCTCACCCCTGTTCCTCCCCATGGTGCCCATCATGCCCCAGGACCTCCTCAGGGAGATGGCACAGTAAAAGTTTGTGGTCGATCATATACATCAGTCAATCTTCAGTTAAGACAACCTTCTACTGAGCCACAACCTCCCATTCAAATACGTAGTAGTGGCTCATCCCTTACCTATTCCACATCCTCCCTTGATCACCGTCAAGGTTCACGTTCCTCCCTCCAGATCTCCATAGGTCCCACTGGTGGCACAATTTCAGCTATGCGCACAAATCTAGACAATAAAAATTCCCCGGCCAATACAGCGTTCCACATCCAATACAGTTCGAGTGCAAATGGGGCTTCAACTCCTACTGGAACTGCATTTCCAACAACAGAAGATGTGGTGGGAAAGGAGGGGGTGCATGGCCAGTCGCGACGCCCACAGACCTGGTACATTTCTGAGCCTGTGCCAAATGAACCCAGGCAACGCAAGTCATCTTTACCAGAGTGTGTGGGACCGCCAGTGTCCTTGCACCACCTTCATTACCCCCCTTCCTCTGATGCTGGTTTGGTTTATAATACAGGAGAACCTGTTTGGGCTGTACCACCTGCCAGGCCTAATTTATCGTATTCACAAG CAATTGTCCAGGAACAGAGTATTCGCAAGCAGAAGTTGGAGACAGAGTTAGCAAAGCAattagaagaaaaagggaagtTACAGTCTGAGGTTCAAATGATGATGCGAGAACTAGAAGCCCGCGAAAATCAACGAAAAAGAAATGCAGACTCAAATGCAAAG AGAATAGAAGAGGTACAGCGAGAAAATCAAAGATTACAATCAGAAtgtgatgaaatggaaaataagattCTACGTCTTG CACCTGACATAGGCCAAGATGATTATTCAGGTATTCCTTCAAGTCAGCCCTATCACGAGCCCCCTGTTGCACCTCAACTTACTA GAGCTAGCTCTGGTTCAAGCTTGGGAAGTGGAACAGGCACTCCGCAGACACCGCACACACCGTATACCCCCCAAGGTGGTTATATTCCACCAAGACCAGCagcacctccaccaccacctcctatGCCCAATTTTCGTGGATTTCAG GGTGTTCCTGGCGATACTGGGGATGAGATGGCTCCAAAATGGGGTTGCACCAAATGCACCTTCATCAACCATCCAGACATGAACAAGTGCGAGATGTGCGAGTGTCCACGCTTCACCATAGGTACGGCTTCCTCCCATCATGCAGGTCTTCCCCCCCACCATCAGGGTCCTTGCTACTGTCACCGCCAACATGCTCCAGGTGCTGTTGCAAGTTCCATAGGGGCGGCTGCAGCTAACTCTCTTCACCATACATACTCATCTCTCCCGCTCGTGGCTAATGAAAAACCTAGCCTTTCTAATATCTTAAAGGAAAAGCTCATAGGGTTGCGTGACCGCTCTGATAGTGTTTAA
- the LOC136828379 gene encoding TGF-beta-activated kinase 1 and MAP3K7-binding protein 2-like isoform X9: MESTRPPADTRNIPHMQLFHHLKQKFPDLRDNDVNESIQKYGLDRERCEEELSQKALIHHGGYYRPWSRPGSSLSSPTLSRVTSPIRTGIPSTPTTPVITTTMPTTPFHHTTATQHVCGPVQSNGYLVYSYAPEMVAEPGPVYTAACQTPVTTNPVFYQPVINNTPLYGWHPSASNGFRAAGIQPPRPGVIPYNIEDTPFSSREPSQSRSVTPVPNSAPVMPSFDPFSAFEKKEPMRRRSAETHLDGRKGQYYSKQSSENFCASPHSPTPPISNSAMDSPATSTTTTTTFTNTRSHNVDAVNINGGNTNRPPPGPRHVSSLHLTPVPPHGAHHAPGPPQGDGTVKVCGRSYTSVNLQLRQPSTEPQPPIQIRSSGSSLTYSTSSLDHRQGSRSSLQISIGPTGGTISAMRTNLDNKNSPANTAFHIQYSSSANGASTPTGTAFPTTEDVVGKEGVHGQSRRPQTWYISEPVPNEPRQRKSSLPECVGPPVSLHHLHYPPSSDAGLVYNTGEPVWAVPPARPNLSYSQAIVQEQSIRKQKLETELAKQLEEKGKLQSEVQMMMRELEARENQRKRNADSNAKRIEEVQRENQRLQSECDEMENKILRLAPDIGQDDYSGIPSSQPYHEPPVAPQLTRASSGSSLGSGTGTPQTPHTPYTPQGGYIPPRPAAPPPPPPMPNFRGFQGVPGDTGDEMAPKWGCTKCTFINHPDMNKCEMCECPRFTIVRDLP; the protein is encoded by the exons ATGGAATCTACGCGGCCACCAGCTGACACGCGCAACATCCCCCACATGCAACTTTTCCACCATTTGAAACAGAAGTTCCCAGACCTCAGGGACAATGATGTTAATGAAAGCATACAAAAG TATGGCCTTGATCGTGAACGTTGTGAAGAGGAATTATCCCAAAAGGCATTAATTCATCATGGTGGTTACTATAGACCTTGGAGCCGCCCTGGTAGCAGCCTATCATCTCCAACATTGTCTAGAGTCACCTCTCCTATTCGAACAGGCATACCTTCCACTCCTACCACACCTGTTATTACAACCACAATGCCTACCACTCCATTTCACCATACCACAGCTACTCAACATGTCTGTGGGCCAGTACAGTCCAATGGGTACTTAGTTTATAGTTACGCTCCAGAGATGGTTGCTGAGCCTGGACCTGTATATACAGCAGCTTGTCAAACTCCAGTAACTACAAATCCAGTGTTTTATCAACCAGTGATCAATAATACACCACTGTACGGTTGGCATCCTTCGGCGTCCAATGGTTTCCGAGCTGCTGGTATTCAGCCACCAAGACCCGGGGTTATACCGTACAACATTGAAGACACTCCATTTTCTTCCCGTGAACCCTCTCAGTCTCGATCAGTCACTCCAGTGCCTAACTCTGCTCCTGTAATGCCAAGTTTTGATCCTTTTAGTGCCTTTGAAAAGAAAGAACCTATGCGTCGAAGAAGTGCAGAAACTCatttagatggaagaaagggacaaTATTATAGTAAACAAAGttcagaaaacttttgtgccAGTCCACATTCCCCTACTCCACCAATTAGCAACAGTGCAATGGATTCACCGGCTACTTCTACTACAACAACTACTACTTTCACCAATACGCGAAGCCATAATGTTGATGCAGTCAACATTAATGGTGGCAATACCAACCGACCCCCTCCAGGTCCGAGACATGTATCCTCTTTGCATCTCACCCCTGTTCCTCCCCATGGTGCCCATCATGCCCCAGGACCTCCTCAGGGAGATGGCACAGTAAAAGTTTGTGGTCGATCATATACATCAGTCAATCTTCAGTTAAGACAACCTTCTACTGAGCCACAACCTCCCATTCAAATACGTAGTAGTGGCTCATCCCTTACCTATTCCACATCCTCCCTTGATCACCGTCAAGGTTCACGTTCCTCCCTCCAGATCTCCATAGGTCCCACTGGTGGCACAATTTCAGCTATGCGCACAAATCTAGACAATAAAAATTCCCCGGCCAATACAGCGTTCCACATCCAATACAGTTCGAGTGCAAATGGGGCTTCAACTCCTACTGGAACTGCATTTCCAACAACAGAAGATGTGGTGGGAAAGGAGGGGGTGCATGGCCAGTCGCGACGCCCACAGACCTGGTACATTTCTGAGCCTGTGCCAAATGAACCCAGGCAACGCAAGTCATCTTTACCAGAGTGTGTGGGACCGCCAGTGTCCTTGCACCACCTTCATTACCCCCCTTCCTCTGATGCTGGTTTGGTTTATAATACAGGAGAACCTGTTTGGGCTGTACCACCTGCCAGGCCTAATTTATCGTATTCACAAG CAATTGTCCAGGAACAGAGTATTCGCAAGCAGAAGTTGGAGACAGAGTTAGCAAAGCAattagaagaaaaagggaagtTACAGTCTGAGGTTCAAATGATGATGCGAGAACTAGAAGCCCGCGAAAATCAACGAAAAAGAAATGCAGACTCAAATGCAAAG AGAATAGAAGAGGTACAGCGAGAAAATCAAAGATTACAATCAGAAtgtgatgaaatggaaaataagattCTACGTCTTG CACCTGACATAGGCCAAGATGATTATTCAGGTATTCCTTCAAGTCAGCCCTATCACGAGCCCCCTGTTGCACCTCAACTTACTA GAGCTAGCTCTGGTTCAAGCTTGGGAAGTGGAACAGGCACTCCGCAGACACCGCACACACCGTATACCCCCCAAGGTGGTTATATTCCACCAAGACCAGCagcacctccaccaccacctcctatGCCCAATTTTCGTGGATTTCAG GGTGTTCCTGGCGATACTGGGGATGAGATGGCTCCAAAATGGGGTTGCACCAAATGCACCTTCATCAACCATCCAGACATGAACAAGTGCGAGATGTGCGAGTGTCCACGCTTCACCATAG